Proteins from a single region of Candidatus Binatia bacterium:
- the sucA gene encoding 2-oxoglutarate dehydrogenase subunit E1, with amino-acid sequence MRELTYESIAYWEKLYEDFRRNRAEVDPTLARFFAEIEGDGGPGRTRAESEPVAVGVYGLVQAYRELGHLAAELNPLGGNPTEHPLLDLGQFGFRPSDLDRIVPPGGFRGLGQVRLRDLLGALRETYCRTVGVEYSDLPVKEEREWLQEQMEPCRNRPALSAGEKRKIFERLLVAESFEKFLQLKYPTQKRFSLEGGESLIPLLDTLVETAANEGAEEIVIGMAHRGRLNVLAHVLRKPVEMILAEFEGTGLAEDAHGDGDVKYHQGFSHDHTTESGRKIHLSLSPNPSHLEWVDPVVEGIVRAKQEHLRDTERRRVVPLLIHGDAAFTGQGIVAETLMLSGLRGFRTGGTIHVILNNQIGFTTPPENCRATPYASDLAKTIRVPVFHVNADDPEAVVHVARLAARFRQKFRKDVIIDLVCYRRHGHNELDDPTYTQPVLYKKIAEHPTVRTLYEARLVAEGVLDPVQVEDAERSRRELLEAALEYARQFRPRQQVFAFGGLWQGLGWASGDWGADTAVPREVLEKIVRVFERVPDGFRPHPRLLRLMRNRARMLEGEGRVDWACAEALAIGSLLLEKRNVRLCGQDSGRGTFSQRHAVWYDYETGEPYVPLDHIAPEQGRFEVVDSPLSEAGVLGFEYGMSLADPHRLVLWEAQYGDFCNVAQVFIDQFLASAESKWHRMSGIVLLLPHGYEGQGPEHSSARLERFLQLCAEENLQVANPTTPAQYFHVLRRQLARKFRKPLVLMTPKSLLRHPLVVSPVREFTDGCFRTVLDDPEVHDPARVRRLILCSGKVFYTLLEARRGREVEGVALVRLEQLYPFPSRELAALLERYRHAAEVFWVQEEPRNMGAWQFVRDRIGSVLGDRPIVYVGRDEAASPATGVYAVHEVEEAELVRQALGGDAWQGPVAMSGGAEYRDEAHGSG; translated from the coding sequence ATGCGCGAGCTCACGTACGAAAGCATAGCCTACTGGGAAAAACTCTACGAGGACTTCCGGAGAAACCGGGCCGAGGTGGACCCTACTTTGGCGCGGTTTTTCGCGGAAATCGAGGGGGACGGAGGTCCGGGGAGGACCCGGGCGGAGAGCGAGCCCGTCGCCGTGGGTGTGTACGGTCTCGTCCAGGCGTACCGGGAGCTCGGGCACCTTGCGGCGGAGCTGAACCCTCTCGGTGGGAATCCGACCGAGCATCCGCTGCTCGACCTGGGGCAGTTCGGTTTTCGCCCCTCGGACCTCGACCGGATCGTTCCGCCGGGCGGCTTCCGCGGTCTCGGGCAGGTGCGGCTCCGCGATCTCCTCGGGGCTCTCCGTGAGACCTACTGCCGTACCGTGGGCGTCGAGTACAGCGATCTTCCCGTCAAGGAAGAGCGCGAGTGGCTCCAGGAGCAGATGGAGCCCTGCCGCAATCGGCCCGCTCTCTCGGCGGGGGAGAAGAGAAAGATCTTCGAAAGGCTCCTGGTCGCGGAGAGCTTCGAGAAGTTTCTGCAGCTGAAGTACCCGACGCAGAAACGTTTTTCCCTCGAGGGGGGCGAATCCCTCATTCCTCTGCTCGACACCCTCGTCGAGACCGCCGCGAACGAGGGCGCCGAAGAAATCGTGATCGGGATGGCTCACCGCGGGCGGCTCAACGTCCTCGCCCACGTGCTGCGCAAACCGGTCGAAATGATTCTCGCGGAGTTCGAGGGGACGGGCCTCGCCGAGGACGCCCACGGCGACGGTGACGTGAAGTACCACCAGGGTTTTTCGCACGACCACACCACGGAAAGCGGGCGCAAGATCCATCTCTCCCTGAGCCCGAACCCGAGCCACCTGGAGTGGGTCGACCCTGTCGTCGAGGGGATCGTCCGCGCCAAACAGGAGCACCTGCGAGATACCGAGCGGCGGAGAGTCGTCCCTCTTCTGATCCACGGCGACGCGGCCTTCACCGGGCAAGGGATCGTCGCCGAGACCCTCATGCTCTCCGGCCTGCGGGGGTTCCGCACGGGCGGAACGATCCACGTCATCTTGAACAACCAGATCGGCTTCACGACTCCCCCCGAGAACTGCCGTGCGACGCCTTACGCGAGCGACCTGGCGAAGACGATTCGCGTGCCGGTCTTCCACGTGAACGCCGACGACCCGGAGGCGGTCGTGCACGTCGCGCGGCTCGCTGCTCGCTTTCGGCAGAAGTTCCGGAAGGACGTGATCATCGACCTCGTGTGCTATCGCAGGCACGGCCACAACGAACTCGACGACCCGACGTACACGCAGCCCGTGCTCTACAAGAAGATCGCCGAGCACCCCACGGTGCGCACTCTCTACGAGGCTCGGCTCGTTGCCGAGGGAGTGCTCGACCCCGTGCAGGTCGAGGATGCCGAGCGGTCGCGGCGGGAGCTTCTCGAGGCGGCGCTGGAATACGCGCGACAATTCCGTCCGCGCCAGCAGGTTTTCGCGTTCGGCGGCCTGTGGCAGGGGCTCGGGTGGGCGTCGGGGGACTGGGGTGCGGACACGGCGGTCCCCAGGGAGGTACTCGAGAAGATCGTTCGCGTCTTCGAGCGTGTCCCCGACGGCTTCCGGCCGCATCCCCGGCTGCTGCGTCTCATGCGCAACCGGGCCCGCATGCTCGAGGGGGAAGGGCGCGTCGACTGGGCCTGCGCGGAAGCTCTCGCGATCGGCTCGCTTCTGCTCGAAAAGCGGAACGTGAGGCTTTGCGGGCAGGACAGCGGCCGTGGGACGTTCAGTCAGCGGCACGCCGTCTGGTACGACTACGAAACGGGCGAGCCCTATGTCCCTCTCGACCACATCGCCCCGGAACAGGGTCGCTTCGAGGTGGTCGACAGCCCGCTTTCCGAGGCCGGCGTCCTCGGCTTCGAGTACGGGATGAGTCTCGCCGACCCGCATCGGCTCGTTCTCTGGGAGGCGCAGTACGGCGACTTCTGCAACGTCGCCCAGGTTTTCATCGATCAGTTCCTCGCGAGCGCCGAGTCGAAGTGGCACCGGATGAGCGGCATCGTCCTGCTTCTGCCGCACGGCTACGAGGGCCAGGGACCCGAGCACTCCAGCGCCCGGCTCGAGCGGTTTCTCCAGCTCTGCGCGGAGGAAAACCTCCAGGTCGCCAACCCCACGACTCCGGCGCAGTACTTCCACGTTTTGCGGCGACAGCTCGCGAGGAAATTCCGCAAGCCGCTGGTCCTCATGACGCCCAAAAGTCTCCTGCGCCACCCGCTCGTGGTCTCGCCCGTGCGCGAATTCACGGACGGGTGCTTCCGCACGGTTCTCGACGACCCCGAAGTCCATGACCCGGCGCGCGTACGGCGGTTGATCCTCTGCAGCGGCAAGGTGTTCTACACCCTCCTGGAGGCCCGCCGCGGGCGCGAAGTGGAAGGCGTGGCGCTCGTGAGGCTCGAGCAGCTCTACCCGTTTCCCTCGCGGGAGCTTGCCGCGCTGCTCGAACGGTACCGCCACGCCGCCGAGGTGTTCTGGGTCCAGGAGGAACCCCGG
- the dnaN gene encoding DNA polymerase III subunit beta: MEFTVERENLLGALYLAQGVVERRTPIPVLSHVMLIADGQSVTIAATDQQVGIRRRIEAGVRKKGRATGNGRMLYEIVRELPEGEVTVKATENRWLEIVGGKARFKVVGVDPEEFPAMPEMPRSKKGVERLGAEVLREMIVRTQFAVASDETRINLAGIYVEKLGEASLRMVATDGHRLAMVTREVGSCAGPWGVILPRKGVGELRRLLEAGPEGLEVSLVHDGGLVHVGAGDVELSMRLVEGEFPDYKQVLPKKLPRRVVVSARDLAGALRRVSLVSSDVSHGVRLSFADSTLKVSSMNPERGEAEEEVEVSLEGEPVSVGFNARYLLDVLGVVAPDASITLWLGDELSPAKLEADDDPDFAYVVMPMRL; encoded by the coding sequence ATGGAATTCACCGTAGAGCGAGAAAATCTCCTCGGGGCTCTCTACCTCGCTCAGGGCGTCGTCGAGCGCCGCACCCCCATTCCGGTCCTTTCCCACGTCATGCTGATCGCGGACGGCCAGAGCGTGACGATCGCGGCCACGGACCAGCAGGTCGGCATCCGCCGGAGAATCGAGGCCGGGGTGAGGAAAAAAGGCAGGGCGACGGGGAACGGCCGGATGCTCTACGAGATCGTTCGTGAGCTTCCCGAGGGCGAGGTGACGGTCAAGGCCACGGAAAACCGGTGGCTCGAGATCGTGGGCGGCAAGGCGCGTTTCAAGGTCGTCGGGGTGGATCCCGAGGAGTTTCCCGCGATGCCGGAGATGCCCCGCTCGAAAAAGGGGGTCGAACGTCTCGGTGCCGAAGTCCTTCGCGAAATGATCGTGCGCACGCAGTTCGCGGTCGCGAGCGACGAGACCCGAATCAACCTCGCCGGAATCTACGTGGAAAAACTGGGGGAGGCGTCCCTGCGCATGGTGGCCACCGACGGGCATCGCCTTGCCATGGTCACGAGAGAGGTAGGGTCCTGTGCCGGTCCCTGGGGCGTGATTCTCCCGCGGAAAGGCGTGGGGGAGCTCAGGCGTCTTCTCGAAGCGGGCCCGGAGGGACTGGAGGTGTCGCTCGTGCACGACGGGGGGCTCGTCCATGTGGGCGCGGGGGACGTGGAGTTGAGCATGCGGCTCGTCGAGGGGGAGTTCCCGGATTACAAACAGGTGCTTCCCAAGAAGCTTCCGCGGAGGGTCGTCGTTTCCGCGCGCGACCTCGCCGGTGCGCTGCGCCGTGTTTCGCTGGTCTCGAGCGACGTTTCGCACGGGGTGCGGCTGTCCTTCGCGGACTCGACGCTGAAGGTATCCTCGATGAACCCCGAACGCGGGGAAGCCGAGGAGGAGGTCGAGGTGTCCCTCGAGGGGGAGCCCGTCTCGGTCGGTTTCAACGCCCGCTACCTCCTCGACGTCCTCGGGGTGGTGGCGCCGGATGCCTCCATCACCCTCTGGCTCGGGGACGAGCTGAGTCCGGCGAAACTCGAGGCGGACGACGACCCGGACTTCGCTTACGTGGTCATGCCCATGCGGCTTTAG
- a CDS encoding hypothetical protein (possible pseudo, internal stop codon) — translation MPSLGNDPNVHRRELRMPGQDLCFGRPRDRLELLPPLENLRPHTRVLGKRENERSRPALALERPEDVLPPLHLPHDSLQLRPAPRPAARPGLEGDVLRPERDQELVEGRVVLQVAFRLALLDAVERWLRDVDVPSLHQLRELPVEEGEKKRPDVRPVDVGVGHDDDRVVAKLGEIPVFPADARPQGGNQEADLLRGQHLVEARFFHVEDLAAER, via the coding sequence GTGCCTTCCCTCGGGAACGACCCGAACGTGCACCGGCGCGAGCTCCGGATGCCGGGCCAGGACCTTTGCTTCGGCCGCCCGCGCGATCGCCTCGAGCTCCTCCCGCCGCTCGAAAACCTGCGGCCGCACACGCGAGTCCTCGGAAAACGCGAGAACGAGCGCTCGCGCCCGGCGCTGGCGCTCGAGCGCCCCGAGGACGTGCTCCCGCCGCTGCACCTTCCGCACGATTCCCTGCAGCTCCGCCCCGCTCCACGACCGGCCGCCCGGCCCGGGCTCGAGGGCGACGTTCTCCGTCCCGAGCGCGACCAGGAACTCGTCGAGGGCCGCGTCGTCCTTCAGGTAGCGTTCCGTCTTGCCCTTCTTGACGCGGTAGAGCGGTGGCTGCGCGATGTAGACGTGCCCTCTCTCCACCAGCTCCGGGAACTGCCGGTAGAAGAAGGTGAGAAGAAGCGTCCGGATGTGCGACCCGTCGACGTCGGCGTCGGTCATGATGATGATCGTGTGGTAGCGAAGCTTGGAGAGATCCCTGTCTTCCCGGCCGATGCCCGTCCCCAGGGCGGAAATCAGGAGGCGGATCTCCTGCGAGGACAGCATCTTGTCGAAGCGCGCTTTTTCCACGTTGAGGATCTTGCCGCGGAGCGGTAG